The genomic interval ATCCCGGAGTTCGTGCGCGCCGGCGACGCGCACCGCTGGCAGCTGCGATCCTTCCCGAGCCTCGCGGATCGTCGCGTGCTGCTCGTCGGCTACGGCGGCGTGGCTCGGGCGATCGAGGCGCGCCTCGCCGGATTCGAGGTCGAGATCACCCGTCTCGCCCGCACGTTCCGCGAGACGACGAATCCGGCCGGCGAGACCGTGCACGTGCACGGCCTCGATGAGCTTCACGCGCGCCTCGCCGCGGCCGAGATCGTGTTCCTCGCGGTACCGCTCACGGGCGATACCCGAGGGCTGCTCGACGGGGAAGCCCTCGCGCAGCTGCCCGACGGCGCGCTCGTCGTCAACGTGGCCCGCGGGCCCGTCGTCGACACGGACGCGCTCGTGGCGGAGCTCCGAGCCGGTCGCCTCCGCGCCGCCCTCGACGTCACGGATCCCGAGCCGCTCCCCGAGGACCACCCGCTCTGGGACTGCCCGAACACCCTCGTCTCGCCCCACGTCGGCGGCGACTCCAGTGCGATGCTCCCGCGCATGGCGGCGCTGA from Leucobacter allii carries:
- a CDS encoding 2-hydroxyacid dehydrogenase; this encodes MPELVVSLPAEGLREALGEVPGVEFIEWELEGPAPRARIDIVVPPYWGGNRRLAQLAEVEVGLVQWQSIGYNGVEKHLPEGIPFANATTVHETSTAELALGLALAAQRGIPEFVRAGDAHRWQLRSFPSLADRRVLLVGYGGVARAIEARLAGFEVEITRLARTFRETTNPAGETVHVHGLDELHARLAAAEIVFLAVPLTGDTRGLLDGEALAQLPDGALVVNVARGPVVDTDALVAELRAGRLRAALDVTDPEPLPEDHPLWDCPNTLVSPHVGGDSSAMLPRMAALIRRQIDRMRAGETPENLVLGAEA